One genomic segment of Hordeum vulgare subsp. vulgare chromosome 2H, MorexV3_pseudomolecules_assembly, whole genome shotgun sequence includes these proteins:
- the LOC123425374 gene encoding protein GAMETE EXPRESSED 1-like — translation MALVILSPSLCPAATAWGIFSSPKPTSQSVAAPTLPDGGGGRTVIDFSMEEGGGGPRGVELLEGARRRIAGPASCWGEAYRGLFASCAHIMSDKERQARLAWRLSACYQEDSGRPPLPPCDERSRMVHCRKRLSEHEEKVFLEFFLETNTLCHQLQAEAFKQSTERLVNDLTRSAAAASEKLSAIEERSNQIIQESSKLHGSMSSVVSQTEHLAAATNNIKSRIGDVLERSAAIAEQSRQIAAAQAGLREGQEEMRGRIDAGMARVEEEYARLGEEMGRLKEEAAGIEREVRAVGDAMAARMEALQRTAEEIGSVAGRSLENQRELLEGQANATRALGELHGFLAQALEESREAVQRLARFGRQQQEELLSRQEQLRRAHDHLMHNSESILQAQEEFSAKQANIFAALDKLYVLHNAILVESRFIKAFFFYCCVVFLLYVLTSAKQTFAIRGQLYFGNTSSSSASYRHFLHSIASFFSCVIKSGLCITLVVEVALIRLGADDDLTKPFWIVSKVLLLRSAFLAVAAAQILHAIFAFKDYEVLNHVLLQTLVEKVRAIEDNSAAGDKMCPWGTGSDDEGSLSDYSWVFDELQDDVDSEIDPDFAFREDEICRKDHGFQEEVGENSLSASVAARRYNLRARITPR, via the exons ATGGCGTTGGTGATCCTATCGCCGTCGCTGTGCCCCGCAGCCACTGCATGGGGCATCTTCTCCTCGCCTAAACCCACGAGCCAGTCCGTCGCCGCGCCGACGCTgccggacggcggcggcggcaggacgGTGATCGACTTCTCGATggaagaaggcggcggcggccCGAGGGGCGTGGAGCTGCTGGAGGGCGCGCGGCGCAGGATCGCCGGCCCGGCCTCCTGCTGGGGCGAGGCGTACCGCGGCCTCTTCGCCAGCTGCGCCCACATCATGTCCGACAAGGAGCGCCAGGCCAGGCTCGCGTGGCGCCTCAGCGCCTGCTACCAGGAGGACTCCGGCCGCCCGCCGCTGCCGCCCTGCGACGAGCGCTCGCGCATGGTGCACTGCCGCAAGCGCCTCTCCGAGCACGAGGAGAAGGTCTTCCTCGAGTTCTTCCTCGAGACCAACACCCTCTGCCACCAGCTCCA GGCGGAGGCGTTCAAGCAGAGCACGGAGCGGCTGGTGAACGACCTGAcacggtcggcggcggcggcgagcgagAAGCTGTCGGCGATCGAGGAGAGGTCGAACCAGATCATCCAGGAGTCGAGCAAGCTCCACGGCTCCATGTCGTCGGTCGTGTCGCAGACCGAGCACCTGGCCGCCGCGACCAACAACATCAAATCCCGGATCGGCGACGTGCTGGAGCGGTCGGCGGCCATAGCCGAGCAGTCCCGGCAGATCGCGGCGGCGCAGGCGGGGCTCAGGGAAGGGCAGGAGGAGATGCGGGGCCGGATCGACGCCGGCATGGCGCGGGTGGAGGAGGAGTACGCGAGGctcggcgaggagatggggaggctgaaggaggaggcggccggcaTCGAGCGGGAGGTCAGGGCCGTCGGCGACGCCATGGCGGCGCGGATGGAGGCCCTGCAGCgcaccgcggaggagatcgggagCGTCGCCGGCAGGTCGCTGGAGAACCAGAGGGAGCTGCTGGAAGGGCAGGCGAACGCGACGCGGGCGCTCGGGGAGCTCCACGGGTTCCTGGCGCAGGCGCTCGAGGAGAGCAGGGAGGCGGTGCAGAGGCTGGCGCGCTTCGGgcggcagcagcaggaggagctgCTGTCCCGGCAGGAGCAGCTCCGGCGCGCCCACGACCACCTCATGCACAACTCGGAGTCGATCCTCCAGGCGCAG GAGGAGTTCAGCGCGAAGCAGGCCAACATCTTCGCGGCGCTGGACAAGCTCTACGTGCTCCACAACGCCATCCTGGTGGAGTCCCGCTTCATCAAGGCCTTCTTCTTCTACTGctgcgtcgtcttcctcctctacgTCCTCACCAGCGCCAAGCAGACCTTCGCCATCAGAGGCCAGCtctacttcggtaacacatcctcatcctCTGCCTCATATCGCCATTTTCTTCACTCCATTGCTTCATTTTTTTCATGTGTGATCAAATCAGGTCTGTGCATCACGCTCGTGGTGGAGGTCGCGCTCATCAGGCTCGGCGCCGACGACGACCTCACCAAGCCGTTCTGGATCGTGTCCAAGGTGCTGCTGCTCCGGTCGGccttcctcgccgtcgccgccgcccagaTCCTCCACGCCATCTTCGCCTTCAA GGATTACGAGGTGCtgaaccacgtgctgctccagacgcTGGTGGAGAAAGTCCGGGCGATCGAAGACAACTCCGCCGCCG GAGACAAGATGTGTCCATGGGGCACAGGCAGTGATGATGAAGGTAGCCTCAGCGACTACTCGTGGGTCTTCGATGAGCTGCAGGACGACGTCGACAGCGAAATCGACCCGGACTTCGCGTTCCGTGAAGATGAGATCTGCAGGAAGGACCACGGTTTCCAGGAAGAAGTCGGCGAGAATTCGCTCTCGGCATCGGTCGCAGCAAGGAGATACAACCTTCGGGCGCGTATTACACCAAGGTGA